In a genomic window of Planctomycetaceae bacterium:
- a CDS encoding NADH-quinone oxidoreductase subunit B family protein: protein MTWIEGRFEENVITTTVEQALNWGQQSSIWPMTFGLACCAIEMMAAGASKYDIDRFGAGAFRATPRQADLMIVAGTVTFKMASRVRRLYEQMPDPKYVIAMGACTVGGGPYFKHGYHVVKGVDLVVPVDVYVPGCPPRPEALLEGLMRIQDKIKARKITRAEQTLPVPHHSGYSALNV from the coding sequence ATGACATGGATTGAAGGTCGGTTCGAGGAGAACGTGATCACGACAACTGTTGAACAAGCCCTGAACTGGGGTCAACAGTCAAGTATCTGGCCGATGACATTTGGCCTGGCATGTTGCGCTATCGAAATGATGGCGGCGGGTGCCAGCAAATATGACATTGACCGTTTTGGGGCAGGTGCCTTCCGGGCAACGCCAAGACAGGCCGATCTGATGATTGTCGCCGGTACGGTGACATTCAAGATGGCCAGCCGGGTGCGTCGTCTCTACGAACAGATGCCGGATCCCAAGTATGTGATTGCCATGGGAGCCTGCACCGTCGGTGGTGGCCCCTATTTCAAGCACGGTTATCACGTCGTCAAGGGCGTTGACCTGGTCGTTCCGGTTGATGTTTATGTTCCGGGATGCCCGCCTCGTCCAGAAGCGTTGCTCGAAGGCCTGATGCGGATTCAGGATAAGATCAAGGCAAGAAAGATCACTCGCGCTGAGCAAACATTGCCAGTGCCACACCACTCGGGTTACTCGGCACTAAACGTCTGA
- a CDS encoding winged helix-turn-helix transcriptional regulator, producing the protein MQFSIDPRDREILEFIHRCSGADIPELCDLLGVTRTAIRQRLARLESAGLLFSDLQSQTRGRPRHCYHLSPEGLHALGENYRELAIVLWKTIIGVEDSELRSRLISQVQDAFAKRYQQSGKEESNVDDRVRRLASELKASGFSVEAERSGGLHILRETFCPFPMLAEIDETICQVERQVLEQVLGSPVEFGNRCRDGHSCCEFHVKSEEPASG; encoded by the coding sequence ATGCAGTTCTCCATCGATCCTCGCGACCGCGAAATTCTCGAATTTATCCACCGGTGTTCCGGTGCGGATATTCCGGAACTTTGCGATCTGCTGGGAGTGACGCGGACGGCAATTCGGCAACGGCTGGCGCGTCTTGAATCCGCCGGGCTTTTGTTTTCGGACTTGCAAAGTCAGACGCGTGGGCGACCACGCCACTGCTATCACCTAAGTCCGGAAGGATTGCATGCCCTCGGTGAAAACTATCGGGAACTTGCGATCGTCCTGTGGAAAACCATTATTGGTGTTGAAGACAGCGAGCTGCGAAGTCGGCTGATCAGTCAGGTTCAGGATGCGTTTGCGAAGCGATATCAGCAGAGTGGGAAAGAGGAATCTAACGTCGATGACCGGGTTCGGCGTCTGGCGTCGGAGTTGAAGGCCAGTGGATTCAGTGTCGAGGCCGAGCGATCTGGCGGTCTTCATATCCTGCGGGAAACCTTTTGTCCGTTTCCGATGCTTGCAGAGATTGACGAGACGATCTGTCAGGTCGAACGTCAGGTTCTGGAGCAGGTCCTTGGGTCTCCTGTCGAGTTTGGAAATCGTTGTCGAGACGGGCATAGTTGCTGCGAGTTTCACGTGAAAAGTGAAGAACCCGCCTCGGGATAA
- a CDS encoding SufS family cysteine desulfurase, with product MSITLNEIFEEFADLDPMDQSQYLLEIGFDLAEFPDEAKTEENRVHGCQSQVWMVATSDSDAVDAPLTIRADSDSQIVRGLITILLAAYSGKTAQQILDFDIQDVFKRLNIQQHISPQRRNGLRGMVERVLSFAASRAGGTQKASSTETAARGKSAEVVIRAGDPGSPVENHTPFDVEEIRSQFPVLMRPLPGGLTSAYLDSGASAQKPVCVIEKEREVEEQYFANAYRGRYAFGARIDDELEASRSRIASFLNAPSSQQVAFTAGTTIALNMIAFGWGRRHVKAGDEILISLMEHHANFVPWQQLALQTGATLRFIPLTDDGQFDLTQLDSVLTPRTKIVAVCGMSNMLGTVNPIGVLTEKAHAVGARIVVDAAQSVPHLPTDVQSAPVDFLVFSGHKLYGPTGVGVLYGSREALEETDPVLFGGHMISRVFRDRSEWAEPPARFEPGTLPIVQAIALGEAIRWVQDVGLNQIHKHEQVLLASAWEKLLQVDGLTIFGPPLRERGGIISFRIEGVHPEDLAAILDQHAVFTRHGHHCTMPLHDHLGVTATTRASLAAYNTLDDVERLVSAVKDAIKKLRR from the coding sequence GTGAGCATCACACTGAACGAAATCTTCGAGGAATTTGCTGACCTCGATCCAATGGATCAGTCGCAGTATCTTCTGGAAATTGGTTTCGACCTGGCTGAGTTTCCGGACGAAGCAAAGACCGAAGAGAATCGGGTCCATGGATGCCAGAGTCAGGTTTGGATGGTTGCGACCAGCGATAGCGATGCAGTTGACGCACCGTTAACCATTCGCGCGGACAGCGATTCTCAGATCGTAAGAGGACTCATCACCATTCTTCTGGCTGCCTATTCCGGCAAGACAGCGCAACAAATCCTGGATTTTGATATTCAGGACGTATTCAAACGCCTGAATATCCAACAGCATATCTCTCCACAACGACGCAACGGATTGCGTGGAATGGTTGAAAGAGTGTTGTCGTTTGCAGCAAGTCGAGCCGGTGGAACACAAAAGGCATCCTCAACTGAAACCGCGGCCAGGGGGAAATCGGCGGAGGTTGTCATCCGCGCCGGCGATCCAGGTTCCCCGGTTGAAAATCACACACCATTCGACGTCGAAGAGATTCGATCCCAGTTTCCTGTCCTGATGCGCCCTCTCCCCGGTGGCCTCACGTCTGCCTATCTGGACAGCGGAGCTTCTGCGCAGAAGCCAGTCTGTGTGATTGAGAAGGAACGTGAAGTTGAGGAGCAATACTTCGCGAATGCGTATCGTGGTCGTTACGCATTCGGCGCGCGGATCGATGATGAACTGGAGGCTTCACGAAGTCGAATTGCATCATTCCTGAATGCTCCGTCCAGCCAGCAAGTTGCCTTTACTGCAGGCACGACGATTGCGCTGAACATGATTGCCTTTGGATGGGGGCGTCGACATGTCAAAGCCGGGGATGAGATTCTGATCTCTCTCATGGAACACCATGCGAACTTCGTTCCATGGCAACAACTGGCACTTCAGACAGGTGCAACCCTTCGATTCATCCCGCTCACCGATGATGGACAGTTCGACCTGACACAACTCGACAGCGTCCTGACGCCACGCACAAAAATTGTTGCTGTCTGCGGTATGTCAAACATGCTGGGTACGGTGAACCCCATTGGTGTCCTGACCGAAAAGGCACACGCGGTCGGGGCAAGAATTGTTGTCGACGCGGCACAAAGCGTTCCGCATCTGCCCACCGACGTTCAGTCGGCCCCAGTCGATTTTCTGGTGTTCAGTGGACATAAGTTGTACGGACCAACCGGGGTCGGGGTTCTCTATGGCAGCCGTGAGGCTCTGGAAGAAACAGATCCTGTCCTTTTCGGCGGGCACATGATCAGTCGTGTCTTCCGCGATCGTTCTGAATGGGCGGAGCCTCCGGCAAGATTTGAGCCCGGAACATTGCCAATCGTTCAGGCGATTGCTTTGGGAGAAGCCATCCGCTGGGTTCAGGACGTTGGACTCAACCAAATCCACAAACATGAACAAGTGCTTCTGGCATCTGCATGGGAGAAACTGCTGCAGGTGGATGGCCTGACTATTTTTGGTCCTCCGCTCAGAGAACGGGGAGGAATCATTTCCTTTCGTATCGAGGGCGTCCACCCGGAAGATCTGGCGGCAATCCTGGACCAGCATGCTGTATTCACACGCCATGGCCACCATTGCACGATGCCTCTGCACGATCATCTGGGAGTCACGGCGACCACGCGTGCAAGTCTCGCAGCGTACAATACCCTGGACGATGTGGAACGACTGGTGTCCGCAGTCAAAGACGCGATTAAGAAATTGCGGCGTTGA